In Synergistaceae bacterium, the DNA window TGTGTTGTTGTTACTTTGATTGCTAAAATCGCCGCCTCCGTCAGTGCCTGAATTATTATCGTTGTTGCCTGAAAAATCGCCGCCGCCGCCAGTTCCTGAATTATTATCGTTGTTGCCTGAAAAATCACCACCGCCGCCAGTGCCTGAATCATTATCGTTGTTGCTTGAGAAGTCGCCGCCGCCGCCAGTTCCTGAATTATTATCGTTGTTGCCTGAAAAATCACCACCGCCGCCAGTGCCTGAATTATTATCGTTGTTGCTTGAGAAATCGCCGCCGCCGCCAGTTCCTGAATTATTATCGTTGTTGCCTGACAAATCGCCGCCGCCGCCAGTTCCCGAATCATTATCGTTGTTGCTTGAGAAGTCGCCGCCGCCGCCGTAACCTGTATTATTTATCTCGGTGTTATTGAACTCGTTATTATTGACTTCAAGATTTGTGATTTCAGTATTGCTATAATCATTATATTCGTTAATTATAGTTGTATTATTCTGCTCGACTGAAACCCAATCGCCTCCGCCAATATAACCGCCCGGCGCATAGTATCCGTAATAAGAATATCCGCCCGTGTAGTAAGCCCCGCAGTACCAATAAGCCGGTCCCCAGACATCTACGTAAATTAACGGCCTGCTATATACTGGGAATATTACAATATCAAGATCATAACGGACTCTTGTATAGCCCTGTTCTGCTGCCTGCTTATATAGTGCTGCTGCCTGTTTAGAGTCTTTCTTGACTCCGATTCCCTTTTCGTACATTACTCCGAGATTATTTTGTGCGAGTGCATAACCCTGATCAGCTGCTTTCTTGTATAAATTTGCGGCCTGTTTAGGGTCTTTCTTGACTCCGACTCCTTTTTCGTACATTACTCCGAGATTATATTGTGCTCCTGCGTCTCCGGCTTGTGATGCTTTATTCCACCATTTTGCGGCCTCTTGAGGAGTCTTCTTTACGCCCTGACCGAGATAATACATTGCTCCGAGCGCGTTTTGTGCTGCGATGCTGCCTTTATTCGCTGCTTGAGTGTAAAATTTCACAGCTTGATTAAAATCTTTCTTGACTCCGTAGCCGTTCGCATAAAATACGCCGAGATTATACAGTGCTTCAGAATTCCCTTTCTGGGCTGCCTTCTGATAATAATTAAGAGCCTGCTTATAATCTTTCTTGACTCCTTCACCGAGCGCGTAAATTGTTCCCATATGACTTAAAGCTGCTGGGTCATTCTTATCGGCTGCCATTTTCCACCATTTTGCGGCTTCCTTAAAATCTTTCTTGACTCCCTTCCCCTCGTGAAACATGAAACCGAGTTCGACTTGAGATTTTATGTCGCCATTTTGTGCTTTCTGGGTGAGTGCTCTAAGATCTGCCGCATATGCCGTTGTCGTAATTAAGAGTGCGAATAAGACAAATAAAGCAATGACTGAACGCGAAAATTTGTAGTGTCTCTTCATGATGTAAAAATATCTCCCTTCATGAATAATTATTATTTGAAAATTTTAGCACTAAATAACTATCATAAAAATCTGTAGTGTAACTTATATGCTATAAAGATAAATTTTTTATGAAAGCCGGGCAAATATTGAGGCAAAATTTTATATTGTGCGTGAACTCAAGACAAAATATTTACTTGAAAATTTTATTATTGCGTTAAAATCATGCTGTGTAACTTATATGCTATAAAGATAAATTTTTTATGAAAGCCGGGCAGATATTAAGTCAAAATTTTATATTGTGCGTGAAATAATTTTTTGCGTGAACTCAAGACAAAATATTAGCTCGAAAATTTTATATTGAGCTGGCAAAATAAATCGTGAAGGCTAGAAAAAATTTTTTATTAATCCCGCTGTCTATCTTGAATGACTCGTATAAATAATAATGACGCAGCAAAATAAAACGTAACCGCTTTTTATCGCAAAAATCAGCGTTTTATGAGATAATGACTTCACGAAAATATCAATTAACATATTGACATGAGTAAAATTTTTTGTAGCGTAAATTCTCGGAAATCTTAAAATTTAAAATGGGAGTTTGCAGTTACGAGTTGTAGCCGGGAAAAATTATTATTAAATTCGCCCGTCTGCTTTTAACCGGAAAGGAGTTAATTATATTACATGATACAAAGACTACACAGAAGCGATCTCGGAAATTCTCTCCGTACGCTGATGGAAAACGACCCCGCCTTCCGTCCTGTAGCTTATTTCTCAATGGAAGTCGGACTTAAGGAGTCTATCCCAACTTATTCCGGGGGACTTGGAGTTTTAGCGGGTGATATTCTCAAGAGTGCCGCAGATCTCGGAGTTCCTATGGCTGGAGTAACGCTTTTATATCGCAAGGGATATTTTGTTCAAGAATTCAATCAAGATGACTGGCAGAAAGAAAAGCCCGTAGTATGGGATCCTTCAAAAGAGTTAACATTATTACCTAACAGAATTTCTATAACTATTCAAGGCCGAGAGATTCAAGTCGGAGTCTGGGTCTATGAGTGCATTGGCGCGACTGGTTATCCGTTACCGATTTATTTTCTTGATACTGATTTCGAGCCTAATCACCCCGATGATCGTAAACTTTGCTGGTATTTATACGGCGGTGATAATCGCTACAGACTTTGTCAGGAATTTATACTCGGTGTAGGCGGCTTGAGAATGTTACGCGCACTAGGTTATATGAATATTGACACGTTCCATCTTAATGAAGGACATGCGGGATTCTTGACTCTCGAATTAATGCGTGAACTTGGATATTATGACCCTGACAGAATCCGCGAACAAGTTGTATTTACGACTCATACGCCAGTCCCCGCCGGACATGATTATTTTGAGTTCGGCCTGATTGATCAGGTCTTCCCTGATGACGCACTCGCAACTATTCGACGAATGATGCCGAATATGCCCGGAGTCTCAATGACTGAATTAGGATTGAAATATAGCCGCTATGTAAACGGAGTCGCAAAGAAACACGCTGAAGTAAGTAACTCAATGTTCAAAATGGAAACTGTTGACTGGATCACAAACGGAATCCATCCTACAACATGGGTAAGCTCAGGAATGAGAAAACTTTATAATAAGCATATACCCGGCTGGGAATTAGATCCGGGCAGACTCGTTCAGGCTCTTACGATTCCTAAAGATGAAGTCTGGGCAGCTCATCAGGCTTCAAAATTGAGATTGTTTGCTAGAGTCCTTGAGTCAAACGGCGTGCAGTTAGACCCGAATAAATTGACTTTAGGATTTGCAAGACGTGCGGCAACTTATAAGCGTGCAGATTTATTATTAACTGATGTAGCGAGACTCAAGAAAATAGCGGGCGGGAAGGTTCAATTTATTTTTGCTGGCAAGTCTCACCCTCATGATGACGGCGGAAAGAAATTACTTCAGAAGATACGCAAGGCCGGGCGCGAATTAGGCGAAGAACTTCCTATTATATTTATTGATAATTACAACATGGAAATTGCATCGCTTTTGACTCAGGGTGTAGACGTATGGCTTAATACTCCTGTTAGACCGAGAGAAGCAAGCGGAACAAGCGGAATGAAGTGCGCTATGAATGGTATCATGAATTTCTCAGTGCTTGACGGCTGGTGGATTGAAGGCTGGATTGAAGACGTAACAGGCTGGTCAATCGGCCCCGAACCTACAGAAACAGAAGCAGACGCACATTATGACGAAAATCTTGACGCAATTGATCTTTACGAGAAATTAGAGAAAAAAGTTATTCCCACGTACTACAATAATCATGATAAGTGGGTCGATATGATGAGGCATACTATTGCCCTTGACGCGAGCTTCTTCAACACACACAGAGTAGTTCGCGAATATGCCGCAAAAGCCTATTCAATAGACTTCAGAGGCATGTAATCTTGTACTGAAAGGAATGTAATTGTAGTAAAAATGGCTGTTAAAAACGGTAGTGGAATAAAAGTTTTATTTGTATCGACAGAGCTTGCACCGTTCTCAAAAGTCGGCGGACTGGGAGATGTAGCGGGATCTCTGCCGAAAGCATTATGTCAGGCGGGCGTAGATGTAAGAGTAGTAACTCCTGCATGGCCCGGAGTTCTTGAGAGAGTCGCGGCTTCAGGCGTAAAGACAACAACTGTGCGCAAAAAAGTTTATGCGGCTTATGATTGGCGCATTCATTCAGCAGATATAATCAAGGCCGATATTAAGGGCGTTACGACGTATTTCTTGAAGGCTGAAGATTATTCGGGCGATATGTATCCCTCGCAGTTAAATTTTTGGACTGCTTCACCGTTTGCCGTTTTCTGTATGCAAGCATTAGAGCTCAAGAACGCTATTGACTGGGTGCCGGATATTTATCACTGTCATGACTGGACGAGCGCGTTTCTTCCATGTGCTTTGGCTTGGCATAGACACTACCGGCAGACCGGCGAGAAAAGC includes these proteins:
- the glgP gene encoding alpha-glucan family phosphorylase → MIQRLHRSDLGNSLRTLMENDPAFRPVAYFSMEVGLKESIPTYSGGLGVLAGDILKSAADLGVPMAGVTLLYRKGYFVQEFNQDDWQKEKPVVWDPSKELTLLPNRISITIQGREIQVGVWVYECIGATGYPLPIYFLDTDFEPNHPDDRKLCWYLYGGDNRYRLCQEFILGVGGLRMLRALGYMNIDTFHLNEGHAGFLTLELMRELGYYDPDRIREQVVFTTHTPVPAGHDYFEFGLIDQVFPDDALATIRRMMPNMPGVSMTELGLKYSRYVNGVAKKHAEVSNSMFKMETVDWITNGIHPTTWVSSGMRKLYNKHIPGWELDPGRLVQALTIPKDEVWAAHQASKLRLFARVLESNGVQLDPNKLTLGFARRAATYKRADLLLTDVARLKKIAGGKVQFIFAGKSHPHDDGGKKLLQKIRKAGRELGEELPIIFIDNYNMEIASLLTQGVDVWLNTPVRPREASGTSGMKCAMNGIMNFSVLDGWWIEGWIEDVTGWSIGPEPTETEADAHYDENLDAIDLYEKLEKKVIPTYYNNHDKWVDMMRHTIALDASFFNTHRVVREYAAKAYSIDFRGM
- a CDS encoding SEL1-like repeat protein, with amino-acid sequence MKRHYKFSRSVIALFVLFALLITTTAYAADLRALTQKAQNGDIKSQVELGFMFHEGKGVKKDFKEAAKWWKMAADKNDPAALSHMGTIYALGEGVKKDYKQALNYYQKAAQKGNSEALYNLGVFYANGYGVKKDFNQAVKFYTQAANKGSIAAQNALGAMYYLGQGVKKTPQEAAKWWNKASQAGDAGAQYNLGVMYEKGVGVKKDPKQAANLYKKAADQGYALAQNNLGVMYEKGIGVKKDSKQAAALYKQAAEQGYTRVRYDLDIVIFPVYSRPLIYVDVWGPAYWYCGAYYTGGYSYYGYYAPGGYIGGGDWVSVEQNNTTIINEYNDYSNTEITNLEVNNNEFNNTEINNTGYGGGGDFSSNNDNDSGTGGGGDLSGNNDNNSGTGGGGDFSSNNDNNSGTGGGGDFSGNNDNNSGTGGGGDFSSNNDNDSGTGGGGDFSGNNDNNSGTGGGGDFSGNNDNNSGTDGGGDFSNQSNNNTPEPESTPEPEPETGGGGDFGNQEDNSNNTPEPESAPEPEPELDTGGGDFGGDSGGDFGGGGDFGGGDAPMIYPEGGGE